Proteins found in one Mucilaginibacter gracilis genomic segment:
- the rpsA gene encoding 30S ribosomal protein S1 has product MAKKQEAEKELKAKEAELGIETLPKEKESIESEADSLSIEQIKSTIAHVKPEDFDWDADDKKFGNYSDSDREALEKLYDGTFSSINKGEIISGIVVNINNKDVVLNIGFKSDGLVSLSEFRDTPDLKVGDEVDVFVESQEDANGQLVLSRKRAKTQKSWERINSALDNDEIITGFVKSRTKGGLIVDIMGVEAFLPGSQIDIKPIRDYDVYVGKTMEFKVVKINHEFKNVVVSHKVLIEDDLENQKTEIVAKLEKGQVLEGTVKNITDFGVFIDLGGVDGLLHITDISWGRIEHPKEVLALDQKINVVVLDFDDEKKRIALGLKQLTPHPWQSLDENLVIGSKVKGKIVTVADYGAFLEIIPGVEGLIHVSEMSWSQNLRNPQEFLKVGDEVEAQVLTLDRDDRKMSLGIKQLTPDPWQHAAEKYAQGTQHIATVKNMTNFGVFVELEDGIDGLIHISDLSWSKKVNHPNEFTKVGEKLDVVVLELDVDNRKLSLGHKQLEENPWDTFETIFTIDSIHEGTVLKVTDKGAIVALPYGVEGFVPTKHMVKEDGKSLKGDDTGEFKIIEFNKENKRIVISHARIWEEARTEARVQEFENRKKEAKVATNAVKKVKDSVEKSTLGDLSVLAQLKEQMEGAESKARKAPAAAPAKKEEATPEATEEESEEAAK; this is encoded by the coding sequence ATGGCAAAAAAACAAGAAGCAGAAAAAGAATTAAAGGCTAAAGAAGCCGAGTTGGGTATCGAAACGCTACCTAAAGAAAAAGAAAGCATCGAATCAGAAGCTGATTCACTTTCTATTGAGCAAATCAAATCAACAATCGCCCATGTAAAACCTGAGGATTTTGATTGGGATGCTGATGACAAAAAATTTGGTAACTACAGCGACTCTGATCGTGAAGCCTTAGAAAAATTGTATGACGGAACTTTCAGTTCAATCAACAAAGGCGAAATCATCAGCGGTATCGTAGTTAACATTAACAACAAAGATGTGGTATTAAACATTGGCTTTAAGTCTGATGGTTTGGTATCGCTATCCGAATTCCGTGATACACCAGATTTGAAAGTTGGTGACGAAGTGGATGTGTTTGTTGAATCGCAAGAAGATGCTAACGGTCAGTTAGTTCTTTCTCGTAAACGCGCAAAAACTCAAAAATCATGGGAGCGTATTAACAGTGCTTTAGATAACGATGAAATTATCACTGGTTTTGTGAAGAGCAGAACTAAGGGTGGTTTAATTGTAGATATAATGGGCGTTGAAGCCTTTTTACCAGGTTCACAAATCGATATTAAACCAATACGCGATTACGATGTGTACGTTGGTAAAACAATGGAATTTAAAGTTGTTAAAATTAACCACGAGTTTAAAAACGTAGTGGTATCGCACAAAGTGCTGATTGAAGACGATTTGGAAAACCAAAAAACAGAAATTGTTGCCAAGCTTGAAAAAGGCCAGGTATTAGAAGGTACCGTTAAAAACATTACCGATTTTGGTGTATTCATCGATTTGGGTGGTGTTGATGGTTTACTTCACATTACCGATATTAGCTGGGGCCGCATAGAGCATCCGAAAGAAGTATTGGCATTAGATCAAAAGATCAACGTTGTTGTTCTGGATTTTGATGACGAGAAAAAACGTATCGCTTTAGGCTTAAAACAATTAACTCCTCACCCTTGGCAGTCGTTAGATGAAAATCTGGTAATTGGTTCTAAGGTTAAAGGTAAAATTGTTACCGTTGCCGATTACGGTGCATTCCTTGAAATTATCCCGGGTGTTGAAGGTTTAATCCACGTGTCAGAAATGTCATGGTCACAAAACTTACGCAACCCACAAGAATTCTTGAAAGTTGGCGACGAAGTTGAGGCTCAGGTATTAACCTTAGATCGCGACGATCGCAAAATGAGTTTAGGTATTAAACAATTAACTCCCGATCCGTGGCAACATGCTGCCGAGAAATATGCTCAAGGCACTCAGCACATCGCTACAGTTAAAAACATGACTAACTTTGGTGTGTTTGTTGAACTGGAAGACGGTATTGATGGTTTGATCCACATCAGCGACCTTTCATGGTCTAAAAAAGTAAATCACCCTAACGAATTCACTAAAGTTGGTGAAAAATTAGACGTGGTTGTTTTAGAACTTGATGTTGATAACCGCAAACTAAGCTTAGGCCACAAACAACTGGAAGAAAACCCTTGGGATACTTTTGAAACCATCTTCACTATCGATTCGATACACGAAGGTACTGTGTTAAAAGTAACTGATAAAGGTGCTATAGTTGCTTTACCTTATGGTGTTGAAGGCTTTGTGCCAACAAAACACATGGTTAAAGAAGATGGGAAGAGCTTAAAGGGCGACGATACAGGCGAATTCAAAATCATTGAATTTAACAAAGAAAATAAACGTATTGTTATTTCACATGCCCGTATATGGGAAGAAGCGCGTACCGAAGCAAGGGTTCAGGAATTTGAGAACCGCAAAAAAGAAGCTAAGGTTGCTACCAACGCAGTAAAGAAAGTTAAAGATTCGGTTGAAAAATCAACTTTAGGCGATTTGAGCGTGTTGGCCCAATTGAAAGAGCAAATGGAAGGTGCCGAAAGCAAAGCCCGCAAGGCTCCTGCAGCAGCTCCGGCT
- the tyrS gene encoding tyrosine--tRNA ligase produces MNFVEELRWRGILHDIMPGTEDLLNKGMVSGYIGFDPTSDSLHVGSLAQIMTLIHFQRAGHKPFALVGGATGMVGDPSGKSAERNLLSEDVLQKNLNGIQGQLEKFLDFDCGQNSAEVVNNYDWFKDFTFLDFIRDVGKHITVNYMMAKDSVKNRISGDTGMSFTEFSYQLVQGYDFYYLWKNKNCMLQMGGSDQWGNIVTGTEFIRRKDAGEAFALTTQLIKKADGSKFGKSEGGNIWLDAEKTSPYQFYQFWLNASDEDAKSYVRIFTLFDKETIEALETEHFAAPHLRTLQKALAKDITVRVHGEAEYEKAIKSSEFLFGGTGIEFLNELSDKEVIALFSGVPNFNIDKEDYSAGINVTDLLATKSAVFPSKGEAKKMIQSGGVAINKAKVATADDIYGTEQLINNKFLVAQKGKKNYFLIIIE; encoded by the coding sequence ATGAATTTTGTTGAAGAACTACGCTGGAGAGGCATTTTACACGATATTATGCCCGGTACCGAAGACCTGTTAAACAAGGGAATGGTATCTGGATATATAGGTTTTGACCCTACCTCGGATTCGCTGCACGTGGGCAGCCTGGCCCAAATTATGACGCTGATACACTTTCAGCGCGCCGGGCACAAGCCTTTTGCTTTGGTTGGCGGCGCTACCGGTATGGTGGGCGACCCATCGGGTAAATCGGCGGAGCGTAACTTATTATCCGAAGATGTATTGCAAAAAAACCTGAACGGCATACAAGGCCAGTTAGAGAAATTTTTGGATTTTGACTGCGGCCAAAACAGTGCCGAAGTGGTTAATAATTACGACTGGTTTAAAGATTTTACCTTTCTGGATTTTATACGCGATGTAGGCAAGCACATTACCGTAAACTACATGATGGCCAAAGATTCGGTTAAAAACCGGATAAGCGGCGATACCGGCATGAGCTTCACCGAATTTAGCTACCAACTGGTGCAGGGTTATGATTTTTACTACTTGTGGAAAAACAAAAACTGCATGCTGCAAATGGGCGGCAGCGACCAATGGGGAAATATTGTTACCGGAACAGAATTTATAAGGCGCAAAGATGCCGGCGAAGCCTTTGCCTTAACCACACAGTTAATTAAAAAGGCCGATGGCAGCAAGTTTGGCAAAAGCGAAGGCGGCAATATATGGCTTGATGCCGAAAAAACATCGCCATACCAGTTTTACCAGTTTTGGTTAAACGCCAGCGACGAGGATGCAAAAAGCTATGTTAGGATATTTACCCTGTTTGATAAAGAAACGATAGAAGCTTTAGAAACCGAACATTTTGCAGCTCCGCATTTGAGGACACTACAAAAGGCCTTGGCTAAAGACATTACGGTGCGCGTACATGGCGAGGCCGAGTATGAGAAGGCCATTAAATCGAGCGAGTTTTTGTTTGGCGGTACGGGCATCGAGTTTTTGAATGAGTTGAGCGATAAAGAAGTTATTGCGCTGTTTAGCGGAGTGCCCAACTTTAATATCGACAAAGAAGATTATAGCGCAGGCATAAACGTTACCGATTTGCTTGCTACAAAATCGGCGGTTTTTCCATCAAAGGGAGAAGCAAAAAAAATGATACAAAGTGGTGGTGTTGCCATTAACAAAGCAAAAGTGGCCACTGCCGACGATATTTATGGTACAGAGCAATTAATTAACAACAAGTTTTTGGTTGCACAAAAAGGCAAAAAGAATTACTTTTTGATAATTATAGAGTAG
- the parS gene encoding type II RES/Xre toxin-antitoxin system antitoxin — protein sequence MSYKQKKTEDNVVKEPQAPYYTAHNTGTPFINILGGAKFSTAANEWDILNLTRKGLPKHTLMQMAKNISLTQQEISDIMHISERTLQRYDDADVIKTEYSEKAIALARLYDRGAEVFGAIEKFKIWIRTPSVVFKGEAPLSLLDTSFGFNMVLDELGRIEHGIFA from the coding sequence ATGTCGTACAAGCAAAAGAAAACCGAGGATAACGTAGTAAAAGAGCCACAGGCCCCATACTATACCGCACACAACACCGGTACGCCTTTTATTAATATTTTGGGCGGAGCAAAATTTAGTACCGCTGCCAATGAGTGGGATATTTTAAACTTAACCCGTAAGGGCTTGCCAAAGCATACGTTAATGCAAATGGCAAAAAACATATCGCTAACCCAACAAGAAATATCCGATATTATGCACATATCCGAGCGCACACTACAGCGCTATGATGATGCCGATGTTATTAAAACCGAGTACTCCGAAAAAGCCATCGCATTGGCCCGCCTTTATGACAGGGGTGCCGAGGTTTTTGGTGCTATAGAAAAATTTAAAATATGGATACGAACACCAAGTGTGGTATTTAAAGGCGAAGCACCGCTGTCGTTATTAGATACTTCGTTTGGGTTTAATATGGTTTTAGATGAATTGGGCCGCATAGAGCACGGCATTTTTGCATAG
- a CDS encoding RES family NAD+ phosphorylase, giving the protein MILYRLTKQTYANDLSGAGAKAYGGRWNNKGKAMLYLTSSRSLAVLEVLVHLSPLIIPDNYVMVSIEAPDDYETVDLSTLPKNWKNSSVPILKEKGDRFLSENKNLLLKVPSSIVTEEFNYLANPLHTGAAKLTIISVEPFSFDDRLLP; this is encoded by the coding sequence GTGATACTTTACCGATTAACTAAACAAACTTACGCCAACGACCTGTCGGGAGCGGGTGCAAAGGCTTATGGTGGCCGGTGGAACAACAAAGGCAAAGCTATGCTTTACCTAACATCAAGCCGATCACTCGCCGTTTTAGAAGTATTGGTACACTTATCGCCTTTAATTATTCCGGATAACTATGTTATGGTGAGTATTGAAGCACCGGATGATTACGAAACAGTTGATTTAAGCACTTTGCCCAAAAACTGGAAGAACTCCAGTGTGCCGATTTTAAAGGAAAAAGGCGACAGGTTTTTATCCGAAAATAAAAACCTGCTGCTTAAAGTACCTTCGTCAATTGTAACCGAAGAATTTAATTATCTGGCTAATCCCCTACATACGGGGGCAGCAAAACTGACGATTATTAGTGTTGAACCTTTTAGTTTTGATGACCGATTATTGCCTTAA
- a CDS encoding PH domain-containing protein translates to MIEKFLNDQQDPKAIEKVYSRLVDLRTTDEEILYIAVQKKPIVNVLPDCIALTNKRILFFTPANLGLSMKFVDFVWKDVVDVQTKEEILGAVFSVKTANGAEMGVDYLPKIQARKLYQYAQERKEAEREARRQRDLEEKRAESGAMHFEAPITPAYQPPVVAPTPAYIPLPPAPEPVAIAPPEPVVAAKPDELTEKLKKLKTLFDHGLISQEEYNLKKMDLLSDF, encoded by the coding sequence ATGATCGAGAAATTTTTGAACGACCAGCAAGATCCTAAAGCCATTGAAAAGGTTTACTCGCGCCTGGTTGACCTTCGTACAACCGACGAAGAAATTTTATATATAGCGGTACAAAAAAAACCTATAGTTAATGTATTGCCCGATTGCATTGCTTTAACCAACAAACGCATCTTGTTTTTTACTCCGGCCAACCTTGGCCTATCAATGAAATTTGTTGATTTTGTTTGGAAAGATGTTGTTGATGTACAAACCAAGGAAGAAATTTTAGGAGCCGTATTCAGCGTTAAAACCGCTAACGGTGCCGAAATGGGTGTTGATTACCTGCCTAAAATACAGGCTCGCAAATTATACCAATACGCCCAGGAGCGTAAAGAGGCCGAGCGCGAAGCCCGCCGCCAGCGTGATTTGGAAGAAAAACGTGCCGAATCTGGCGCCATGCATTTTGAGGCACCCATTACACCAGCCTATCAGCCACCCGTAGTGGCACCAACACCGGCCTACATACCGCTGCCGCCTGCTCCCGAGCCGGTTGCTATAGCACCACCCGAGCCGGTTGTTGCAGCAAAGCCTGATGAATTAACCGAAAAGCTAAAAAAATTAAAAACTCTGTTCGATCATGGTTTGATTTCGCAGGAAGAGTATAACCTCAAAAAAATGGACTTGTTGAGCGATTTTTAA
- a CDS encoding LuxE/PaaK family acyltransferase: protein MSQPGKKQVFSIANSGQFNTIALHVFRHQAKNCAVYRQFLNGLNVDIDSITAIGQIPFLPIEFFKSHKVLSVDSNAEVTFTSSGTTGVITSSHLVTDVSWYVDSFRKAFGLFYGNIQLYTVLALLPSYLEREGSSLIYMADDLIKQSQNPDSGFYLYNHEDLYKQLVRQQNAKKPTLLIGVTFALLDFIEQYSINFPELIVMETGGMKGRRKEMIREELHHDLCKGFGVETIHSEYGMTELLSQAYSKGEGVFNCPPWMQIIIRDTNDPFTNLSYGKAGGIDIIDLANINSCSFLATQDLGKVEADGSFQILGRFDHSDIRGCNLLIG from the coding sequence ATGAGCCAGCCGGGTAAAAAACAGGTATTTTCTATCGCTAACAGCGGGCAATTTAACACAATTGCTTTACACGTATTTCGTCACCAGGCCAAAAACTGTGCTGTTTACCGTCAGTTTTTAAACGGGTTAAATGTTGATATTGATTCAATTACCGCTATCGGTCAAATTCCGTTTTTACCTATCGAGTTTTTTAAATCGCATAAAGTTTTAAGTGTTGATAGCAATGCCGAGGTTACGTTTACCAGTTCGGGCACAACGGGTGTAATTACCAGTAGCCACCTCGTTACCGATGTGAGCTGGTATGTTGATAGTTTCCGCAAAGCATTCGGCCTGTTTTATGGCAATATCCAATTGTACACCGTTTTGGCTTTGCTGCCCTCGTACCTGGAGCGCGAAGGCTCGTCGCTCATTTACATGGCGGATGATCTCATCAAACAATCGCAAAACCCGGATAGCGGGTTCTATCTCTATAACCACGAGGATTTGTACAAGCAATTAGTAAGGCAGCAAAATGCGAAAAAGCCTACGCTTTTAATTGGCGTTACCTTCGCACTATTAGATTTTATTGAGCAATACAGCATAAACTTCCCCGAACTCATTGTAATGGAAACAGGAGGGATGAAGGGCCGCCGCAAGGAGATGATTCGCGAAGAACTTCATCACGATTTATGCAAAGGTTTTGGCGTTGAAACGATCCATTCCGAGTACGGGATGACGGAGTTACTTTCGCAGGCTTACTCAAAAGGAGAGGGTGTTTTTAACTGCCCGCCCTGGATGCAAATCATCATTCGCGATACCAACGACCCCTTTACTAACCTGTCTTATGGTAAAGCAGGCGGTATAGATATTATCGACCTGGCTAACATCAATTCCTGCTCTTTTTTAGCAACGCAGGATCTGGGTAAAGTTGAGGCCGATGGCTCGTTCCAGATACTTGGCCGGTTTGACCATTCGGATATTCGCGGCTGTAACCTTTTAATTGGCTGA
- a CDS encoding penicillin acylase family protein, with amino-acid sequence MKFFIACLVSFCTLLLIWALQTKFGDIPPIGKFLNPVSGFWQNAESKNIDTKRNIKLDGLSGNITIKYDEYMIPHIFADNDHDLYFAQGYVTAQDRLWQMDIQTRSASGRLSEVVGPKALDLDRYHRRMGMVFGAENTLKECMKDPQVKAMLMAYCDGVNAYIHNLPSKYYPIEFKLLDYAPEDYTPLDCTLVLKLMSETLAGGSDDFQLTNTLKYFGAKVTNDLFPDHYFKDDPIIPTGTKWDFKPLPIPKPSKGFIGEMTDTIKTKQKVDGIGSNNWVVAGSRSANGYPILANDPHLNLTFPSIWYQVQLAAPGVNVNGVSLPGTPAVIIGFNQHIGWGVTNVDADVLDWYQIRFKDLSKKEYWYNGKWIPDTRRVEEIKIRGQKTMFDTVIYTHIGPVVYASGNSKPKMGRAANVPVGHALRWIAHDPSLEFKTFYLLNRGKNYTDYREALKYFSAPAQNFIFASNDKDIAITPNGKFPLKYKDQGKYILDGGDTADAWHVFIPMEQNPTVKNPEQGFLSSANQESTDSTYPYYINWHFSSYTRGKRINDKLRAMHHATVDSLRLLQTDNYSIFAEDVLGTMLADLDQSKMSGEQKQAYKVIATWDKQYSAGSIAASIFDLWWTKLYLAIWSDDFTVKKDINIQLKWPSNYRTIELLTTQKTSKWYDDSRTQEVETRAALINKSFDGTIDSLTRKYGKLGATWQWGTVKGSDIAHLGNVPGFGTGPFSAGGAAGVINALSDTHGPSWRMVLQFGPKVQGYGVFPGGESGNPGSYYYDNMFTTWKNGQLNPLLFLQTPTDAAAHIKTTLTLSNK; translated from the coding sequence ATGAAATTCTTTATAGCCTGTTTGGTGTCGTTTTGTACACTATTGCTGATATGGGCACTACAAACTAAATTTGGCGACATACCGCCTATAGGCAAGTTTTTAAACCCGGTTAGCGGTTTTTGGCAAAACGCCGAAAGCAAAAATATTGATACTAAGCGCAATATTAAACTCGATGGTTTAAGCGGTAACATTACCATTAAATACGACGAGTACATGATACCCCATATTTTTGCCGATAACGACCACGACCTGTACTTTGCGCAGGGCTATGTTACCGCGCAAGACAGGCTTTGGCAAATGGATATTCAAACCCGCTCGGCATCGGGCCGCTTATCCGAAGTTGTGGGCCCCAAAGCGCTCGATCTTGATAGGTACCACCGCCGCATGGGTATGGTTTTTGGTGCCGAAAACACGCTGAAAGAGTGCATGAAAGACCCACAGGTAAAAGCCATGCTAATGGCCTATTGCGATGGCGTGAATGCTTACATTCATAACCTGCCATCAAAATATTACCCTATAGAGTTTAAGCTGCTTGATTACGCTCCCGAAGATTATACACCGCTGGATTGCACCCTGGTGCTCAAACTCATGTCCGAAACGTTAGCCGGTGGCTCGGATGATTTTCAACTAACCAACACCCTTAAATACTTTGGTGCCAAGGTTACCAATGATTTGTTTCCCGACCATTATTTTAAGGACGACCCCATCATCCCCACAGGCACAAAATGGGATTTTAAACCGCTGCCCATCCCTAAACCATCAAAAGGTTTTATTGGTGAGATGACCGATACCATAAAAACCAAACAAAAGGTTGATGGCATTGGCAGCAACAATTGGGTTGTGGCAGGCAGCCGCTCGGCAAACGGCTATCCCATTTTAGCTAACGATCCTCACCTTAACCTAACCTTCCCTTCCATTTGGTATCAGGTACAATTGGCTGCGCCGGGTGTAAATGTAAATGGTGTTTCGCTGCCCGGTACACCGGCTGTTATTATAGGCTTTAACCAGCACATTGGCTGGGGCGTAACCAATGTAGATGCCGATGTTTTAGATTGGTACCAAATACGGTTTAAAGATTTGAGTAAAAAAGAATACTGGTACAACGGCAAATGGATACCCGATACCCGCCGCGTGGAAGAAATTAAGATACGCGGCCAAAAAACCATGTTCGATACCGTTATTTACACCCACATTGGCCCCGTGGTTTATGCATCGGGCAATAGTAAACCCAAAATGGGCCGTGCGGCAAATGTGCCCGTTGGCCACGCCCTGCGCTGGATAGCGCACGATCCTTCGTTAGAGTTTAAAACCTTTTACCTGCTTAACCGCGGTAAAAACTATACCGATTATCGCGAGGCGTTAAAATACTTTTCGGCACCTGCCCAAAACTTTATTTTTGCCAGTAATGATAAAGATATAGCCATTACGCCAAACGGAAAATTCCCGCTGAAATATAAAGATCAGGGTAAATATATTTTAGATGGTGGCGATACCGCCGATGCCTGGCACGTTTTTATCCCGATGGAGCAAAACCCAACCGTTAAAAATCCCGAACAAGGTTTCCTGAGTTCGGCCAATCAGGAATCAACCGATAGCACTTATCCCTATTATATCAATTGGCACTTTAGCTCGTACACCCGTGGCAAACGTATAAACGATAAATTGAGGGCCATGCACCATGCAACGGTTGATAGCCTGCGCCTTTTACAAACTGATAATTACAGCATATTTGCCGAAGATGTTTTAGGTACCATGCTTGCCGATCTCGATCAATCAAAAATGAGCGGTGAGCAAAAACAAGCCTACAAAGTAATAGCCACCTGGGATAAACAATATTCGGCGGGCTCTATAGCCGCCAGTATTTTTGATTTATGGTGGACTAAATTGTACCTGGCCATTTGGAGTGATGATTTTACCGTGAAAAAAGACATCAACATTCAGCTTAAATGGCCAAGTAACTACCGTACAATTGAATTGCTAACCACCCAAAAAACCTCCAAATGGTACGACGATTCGCGAACCCAGGAGGTTGAAACGCGCGCAGCCCTCATCAACAAATCGTTTGATGGCACAATTGATTCTCTAACACGCAAATACGGCAAGTTAGGAGCAACATGGCAGTGGGGAACGGTTAAGGGTTCGGATATAGCCCACTTAGGTAATGTTCCTGGTTTTGGTACAGGCCCTTTCTCGGCAGGCGGGGCCGCAGGAGTAATCAATGCCCTGTCCGACACGCACGGCCCTTCATGGCGAATGGTGCTGCAATTTGGCCCTAAAGTACAAGGCTACGGTGTGTTTCCCGGCGGCGAATCGGGCAATCCCGGCAGCTATTATTACGATAACATGTTCACCACCTGGAAAAACGGCCAGTTAAACCCACTATTGTTTTTACAAACCCCAACTGATGCCGCCGCTCACATTAAAACAACTTTAACCCTTAGCAACAAATAA
- the pgmB gene encoding beta-phosphoglucomutase: protein MSTIKACLFDLDGVIVDTAVYHYKAWKQLANSLGFDFTEHQNEQLKGVSRVRSLQLILGWGGVTKTEAEQEQLATLKNTWYVEMISRMKPDEVLPGAKQFVEDCRNAGLKTALGSASKNSMMILEKINMVNLFDAIIDGNKVSKAKPDPEVFLKGAEAVGVQPNECVVFEDAIAGIEAAIAGGMKSVGIGSADVLGKANLVVSGLSEMTLERLMGL from the coding sequence ATGAGCACTATTAAAGCTTGCCTTTTTGACCTTGACGGCGTGATTGTTGACACGGCCGTGTACCACTACAAAGCCTGGAAGCAGTTAGCTAACAGCCTGGGTTTTGATTTTACCGAACACCAGAACGAACAGTTAAAAGGCGTGAGCCGTGTACGATCGCTCCAACTGATACTGGGCTGGGGCGGGGTTACTAAAACCGAGGCCGAGCAGGAGCAACTGGCTACCCTGAAAAACACCTGGTATGTTGAAATGATAAGCCGAATGAAGCCTGATGAGGTTTTGCCCGGCGCCAAACAATTTGTTGAGGATTGCCGCAATGCAGGGCTGAAAACGGCATTAGGTTCGGCAAGTAAAAACTCGATGATGATATTGGAGAAGATTAACATGGTTAACCTTTTTGATGCCATTATTGACGGTAACAAGGTTAGCAAAGCCAAACCCGACCCCGAAGTGTTTTTAAAAGGTGCCGAAGCGGTAGGCGTACAACCTAATGAGTGTGTGGTTTTTGAGGATGCCATTGCCGGGATTGAAGCCGCTATTGCGGGAGGAATGAAGAGCGTGGGGATTGGTTCGGCAGATGTTTTGGGGAAGGCGAATTTGGTGGTGAGTGGGTTAAGTGAGATGACGCTGGAGAGGTTGATGGGGTTGTAA
- a CDS encoding DUF3630 family protein: MRIEITPNGIKQLTIDDNCDYADFYLFAELLASLTGINYKNKFDGFDDLYWDFDFEGSEMTLSYNVYLGISINSLKFKDATPLEEQKFIRLLEILQTYTPI; this comes from the coding sequence ATGAGAATAGAGATCACCCCGAATGGTATTAAACAATTGACCATTGATGATAATTGCGATTATGCTGATTTTTATTTATTCGCTGAATTATTAGCATCTCTCACAGGCATCAATTACAAAAATAAATTTGACGGCTTTGATGATTTATATTGGGATTTTGATTTTGAAGGCAGCGAAATGACTCTATCTTATAATGTTTACTTAGGCATCAGCATAAATTCACTTAAATTTAAGGACGCAACTCCTTTAGAAGAACAAAAATTTATACGTTTATTAGAGATACTGCAAACATATACACCAATTTAA